One stretch of Alphaproteobacteria bacterium DNA includes these proteins:
- the mazG gene encoding nucleoside triphosphate pyrophosphohydrolase: MTTRNIDRLNEIMAQLRHPTDGCPWDIAQDFKSIAPYTIEEAYEVADAIARDDRDSLREELGDLLLQVVFHARMAEEEKSFDFEDIAGAIADKLVRRHPHVFDTENHDPNSSLRDNWEAQKAAERMRKSHAKGEKPSLLDDVPIGLPALTRAEKLQKRAARGGFDWAEIGPVIEKIDEELGELKAEITGGGSPERLADEMGDLLFSCVNLARHLKLDPEESLRGTNGKFERRFRYVETSIRDDGLDREKVELDDYEERWQVAKKQGL; this comes from the coding sequence ATGACGACGCGGAACATCGATCGGCTCAATGAAATCATGGCGCAGTTGCGTCATCCGACCGACGGCTGCCCCTGGGATATTGCCCAGGACTTCAAATCGATTGCGCCCTATACGATCGAGGAAGCCTATGAGGTTGCCGACGCCATCGCACGCGACGACCGCGACAGTCTGCGCGAAGAACTCGGGGATCTCCTGCTCCAGGTGGTATTCCACGCGCGCATGGCGGAAGAAGAGAAATCTTTCGATTTCGAAGACATCGCCGGCGCCATCGCCGACAAGCTGGTCCGCCGTCACCCCCATGTCTTCGACACCGAAAATCACGATCCGAACTCGAGCCTGCGCGACAATTGGGAGGCACAGAAAGCGGCCGAACGTATGCGCAAATCCCACGCCAAAGGTGAAAAGCCCAGCCTGCTGGACGATGTGCCGATCGGCCTGCCCGCTCTCACGCGCGCAGAGAAACTGCAAAAGCGCGCGGCGCGTGGCGGGTTCGACTGGGCGGAAATCGGTCCCGTCATCGAGAAGATCGACGAAGAACTCGGCGAGCTGAAAGCCGAAATCACCGGCGGCGGCAGCCCTGAAAGACTGGCCGACGAAATGGGTGACCTGCTGTTCTCCTGCGTCAATCTCGCCCGGCACCTGAAGCTCGATCCCGAAGAATCGCTGCGCGGCACCAACGGCAAATTCGAACGCCGTTTTCGCTATGTCGAGACATCGATCCGGGACGATGGCCTGGACCGGGAAAAGGTTGAATTGGATGATTATGAGGAACGCTGGCAGGTGGCGAAAAAACAGGGGCTTTGA
- a CDS encoding TadE/TadG family type IV pilus assembly protein codes for MKRLSIFMSDILSSLALGALRLWPDRRGAVAAFVAVGIVPTVGFVGLATDAARGYMVKTKLHQALDAAGLAGGRAMLEPDRDADILQFFNANFPDGYLGATVNGPNIDADETEGLLTLSASADIPTSFMQVLGFQDITVSAQTVVHRAVRGMELALIMDNTGSMRGGGKMDAMKLAAHDLIDILYGEEETVNDFWVSLIPYAATVNVGAGRTGWLAAYDPAEYLPPVWEAATNYAADEFASFNNLPFQALQANVGAQPDINPADWQALTAIQWKGCIEARNAPFDQTDDLPGTQPFVHQYWSSTSGVYTPQTGDNDWDWANIDEANGAQNDGLGPNLGCGPSITPLVAEKTSVHDSIDDMQPWHRGGTMANLGLAWGWRVLSPTWQGLWGGATPSELPLDYDTPLMDKVAIMLTDGVNQWYDWPTGLPNNPDADYTAYGRVSEGRLGTTNGGAATAEINTRMLAVCNAMKSEGIIIFAITFQLNNNATQDLYRNCATSPAHYFDSPSNDELQDVFHEIGNELTNLRLAQ; via the coding sequence ATGAAACGTCTCTCCATATTCATGTCCGACATCCTGAGCAGCCTTGCTCTCGGCGCGTTGAGATTGTGGCCCGACCGGCGCGGTGCAGTCGCGGCCTTCGTGGCGGTGGGAATCGTGCCGACAGTGGGATTCGTGGGCCTGGCGACCGATGCCGCACGCGGCTACATGGTCAAGACGAAGCTGCACCAGGCACTGGATGCAGCCGGCCTGGCCGGCGGCCGCGCGATGCTGGAGCCGGACCGGGATGCGGACATACTTCAATTTTTCAACGCAAATTTCCCCGACGGGTATCTCGGGGCGACGGTCAACGGCCCGAATATCGATGCCGATGAAACAGAAGGACTGCTGACCCTTTCGGCATCAGCCGATATCCCGACCTCCTTCATGCAGGTGCTCGGTTTCCAGGATATCACCGTGAGTGCGCAAACAGTCGTCCATCGCGCGGTTCGCGGGATGGAGCTTGCGCTGATCATGGACAACACCGGATCCATGCGTGGCGGCGGCAAGATGGACGCCATGAAACTGGCGGCCCACGACCTCATCGATATTCTCTACGGGGAAGAGGAAACCGTGAACGACTTCTGGGTCTCGCTGATACCCTATGCCGCCACGGTGAATGTCGGCGCCGGCCGCACGGGCTGGCTGGCCGCCTATGATCCGGCGGAATACCTGCCGCCTGTCTGGGAAGCGGCAACGAACTACGCGGCCGATGAATTCGCCAGCTTCAACAATCTTCCCTTCCAGGCTCTGCAGGCAAATGTCGGTGCCCAGCCGGACATCAACCCAGCCGACTGGCAGGCGTTGACCGCGATCCAGTGGAAAGGCTGCATCGAAGCGCGGAACGCGCCGTTCGATCAGACCGACGATCTGCCCGGCACCCAGCCCTTTGTACATCAGTACTGGTCGTCGACCAGCGGCGTTTATACGCCGCAAACCGGCGACAATGACTGGGACTGGGCCAACATCGACGAAGCCAACGGCGCCCAGAATGACGGGCTCGGCCCGAATCTCGGTTGCGGACCGTCAATCACACCGCTCGTGGCCGAAAAGACCAGCGTGCATGATTCGATCGACGACATGCAGCCATGGCACCGCGGCGGCACCATGGCAAATCTCGGTCTGGCCTGGGGTTGGCGCGTTCTGTCCCCAACATGGCAAGGCCTCTGGGGTGGCGCAACACCGTCGGAGTTGCCGTTGGATTACGACACGCCGCTGATGGACAAGGTTGCGATCATGCTCACCGACGGTGTGAACCAGTGGTACGACTGGCCCACCGGTCTGCCCAACAATCCCGACGCCGACTACACGGCCTACGGGCGGGTCAGCGAGGGACGGCTCGGCACCACGAATGGCGGCGCGGCGACGGCGGAGATCAACACCCGGATGCTCGCGGTCTGCAACGCAATGAAGAGCGAGGGCATCATCATCTTTGCGATCACGTTCCAGCTCAACAACAACGCGACCCAGGATTTGTATCGGAACTGCGCCACGTCGCCGGCGCATTACTTCGACTCCCCCTCGAACGATGAGTTGCAGGACGTGTTCCACGAGATCGGCAATGAGCTGACAAATCTGCGCCTCGCCCAGTAG
- a CDS encoding NAD(P)-dependent oxidoreductase produces the protein MSDQVKATFIGLGVMGYPMAGHLRTAGHAVSVYNRTGSKADAWVAEGGGTAYPTPREAAEGSDIVFVCVGNDDDVRSVVLGDDGALAGMTAGAILVDHTTASADLARELAETCAGLDIGFLDAPVSGGQAGAENGSLTVMVGGAPEIFNRANPVIDAYAQACTLIGPSGSGQLAKMVNQICIAGVVQGLSEAMNFGMKSGLDMEKVIGTISKGAAQSWQMENRWSTMVDGQYEFGFAVDWMRKDLGICLAETARNEARLPMTALVDQFYAQVQARGGGRWDTSSLLQLLTDDD, from the coding sequence ATGTCCGATCAGGTGAAAGCAACTTTTATCGGCCTGGGGGTCATGGGTTACCCGATGGCCGGCCATTTGCGAACGGCGGGACATGCCGTGTCCGTCTATAACAGGACCGGCAGCAAGGCCGACGCATGGGTCGCCGAAGGCGGCGGTACAGCTTACCCGACCCCGCGTGAAGCAGCCGAGGGCAGTGATATCGTGTTTGTCTGCGTCGGCAATGATGACGATGTCCGCAGTGTCGTCCTGGGAGACGACGGTGCGCTGGCCGGCATGACGGCGGGGGCGATCCTCGTGGATCACACTACGGCGTCGGCGGATCTGGCGCGTGAACTGGCCGAGACCTGCGCCGGCCTTGATATCGGGTTCCTTGATGCGCCAGTGTCGGGCGGGCAGGCCGGTGCGGAAAACGGCTCGCTGACCGTAATGGTCGGCGGTGCGCCGGAAATATTCAACCGCGCGAACCCGGTGATCGATGCCTATGCCCAGGCGTGTACCCTGATCGGCCCGAGCGGATCGGGCCAGCTTGCCAAGATGGTCAACCAGATCTGCATCGCGGGTGTGGTCCAGGGCCTGTCCGAGGCGATGAATTTCGGCATGAAGTCCGGGCTCGATATGGAAAAGGTCATCGGTACCATTTCGAAGGGCGCGGCGCAGTCCTGGCAGATGGAAAATCGCTGGTCGACCATGGTGGACGGTCAGTACGAATTCGGGTTCGCCGTCGACTGGATGCGCAAGGATCTGGGAATTTGCCTGGCCGAGACGGCGCGCAACGAGGCGCGCCTGCCGATGACAGCGCTGGTGGACCAGTTTTATGCTCAGGTCCAGGCGCGTGGTGGCGGCAGGTGGGATACGTCAAGCCTGCTTCAGCTTTTGACGGACGACGACTAG
- a CDS encoding sulfotransferase: MDMSVLDGHSDGPLLNDLLENAREAVRGGRLSEARETCRSLIEIHPDQPDAWFLSGMTALRNEDFDTAHTHLSRAVDMRRGFAPYRIALGQTLRRTGDIEGATRQFRDAWILDPRAHEAAFGLAGAIAARGNRAEATRVQRFAFRLLRRNLFRQLGRHLLGRAAALGALVLTLPGSGVSREYRSAMTCARWLTNRGDPNAAFAALERARRAVPDDARPLIALGRHAFDAENFLLAQDFLARAHEIAPQSLDVRCEYGRLLSRLARHDDALAMLEDAHLQNPDAIRPLLLLGWARYRAGQSQRAIADFDAVLEQVPTSIEAHYGRARALIDAGALSDAKRWLHRTIAQSPGHAGALRELANLKELAPGDKQFTGLISAIEDEATTSSRRAVLHMAAGASCHNVGACADAFEHYRNGNLLKDVVFDIRGYARHIDGLIDSFDRQHFERTKGWGNPSEVPVFILGMPRSGTSLVEQILASHSRVRGAGEREEMLQLADRLSEALNDSRPYPACVEGLTADSGKVIAEQFLAGLKRADPHATRITDKMPGNFHHVGLITTLFPNAQIIHCRRDPRDTCLSIFFGDFVGSHPYSYDLTNLGRYYRQYERLMAHWHAVLPGRILDVKYEDLVDAQEDWSRRMVSFCGLDWEPQCLDFHKTTRNVKTRSNAQVRQPIYRSSIERWRHYEAHLEPLFAALGAPAETWR, translated from the coding sequence ATGGATATGAGTGTTCTCGACGGGCATAGCGACGGCCCTCTGCTGAACGATCTGCTCGAAAATGCCCGCGAGGCCGTGCGCGGCGGGCGCCTGAGCGAGGCGCGCGAGACCTGCCGGTCGCTCATCGAAATTCACCCCGATCAGCCCGACGCCTGGTTCCTCTCGGGCATGACCGCATTGCGCAACGAGGACTTCGACACGGCACACACCCATTTGTCGCGCGCCGTCGACATGCGGCGCGGTTTCGCGCCGTACCGGATCGCACTCGGCCAAACCCTGCGGCGAACGGGGGACATCGAAGGGGCCACACGACAGTTTCGCGATGCCTGGATTCTCGACCCGCGCGCCCATGAGGCTGCGTTCGGGCTCGCCGGCGCAATCGCGGCCCGGGGCAACCGCGCCGAGGCCACCCGTGTCCAGCGGTTCGCGTTTCGATTGCTGCGGCGGAACTTGTTCCGCCAACTCGGCCGGCACCTGCTTGGCCGCGCCGCGGCCCTCGGTGCGCTTGTGCTGACCCTCCCCGGTAGCGGCGTTTCCCGGGAGTATCGATCTGCGATGACTTGCGCACGCTGGCTGACAAACCGTGGCGACCCGAATGCGGCGTTCGCGGCGCTCGAGCGTGCGCGACGAGCGGTGCCGGACGATGCGCGGCCACTCATCGCGTTGGGGCGTCACGCCTTCGATGCCGAGAATTTCCTTCTGGCCCAGGATTTCCTGGCGCGTGCGCACGAGATCGCCCCGCAGAGCCTCGACGTGCGTTGCGAATATGGCCGTCTGTTGAGCCGGCTCGCGCGGCATGACGACGCGCTTGCGATGCTCGAAGACGCCCATCTCCAGAATCCCGACGCGATCCGGCCGCTTCTGCTCCTCGGTTGGGCGCGCTACCGTGCCGGGCAGAGCCAGCGCGCGATTGCAGATTTCGATGCCGTTCTGGAACAGGTCCCGACCTCGATCGAGGCGCATTACGGGCGCGCGCGCGCCCTCATCGATGCCGGCGCGTTAAGCGACGCCAAGCGCTGGCTTCATCGAACCATCGCGCAATCACCCGGCCATGCCGGCGCCCTGCGCGAACTGGCCAATTTGAAAGAACTCGCACCGGGCGACAAACAGTTTACCGGCCTCATTTCCGCCATCGAGGACGAGGCCACGACATCATCGCGGCGCGCGGTCCTGCACATGGCAGCCGGCGCGAGCTGTCACAATGTAGGGGCCTGTGCCGATGCGTTCGAGCACTACAGGAACGGCAACCTGCTCAAGGATGTGGTCTTCGATATCCGGGGCTATGCCCGGCATATCGACGGTTTGATCGACAGTTTCGACCGGCAGCATTTCGAACGCACAAAGGGTTGGGGCAACCCCTCCGAAGTACCCGTTTTCATCCTCGGCATGCCCCGGTCGGGCACGTCGCTGGTCGAGCAAATTCTAGCCAGCCACTCGCGTGTGCGTGGTGCGGGAGAACGCGAAGAGATGCTGCAGCTTGCCGATCGGCTGTCCGAGGCGTTGAACGACAGCCGACCCTATCCGGCCTGCGTCGAAGGCCTCACGGCAGATTCCGGAAAGGTTATCGCCGAGCAATTTCTCGCTGGTCTGAAAAGGGCAGACCCCCATGCCACGCGCATCACCGACAAGATGCCCGGGAACTTTCATCATGTGGGGCTGATCACGACCCTGTTTCCCAATGCCCAGATTATTCATTGCCGACGGGACCCGCGCGACACCTGTCTGTCCATCTTCTTCGGCGACTTCGTCGGCAGCCACCCCTACTCCTACGACCTCACCAACCTGGGCCGCTACTATCGCCAGTATGAGCGGCTGATGGCCCACTGGCACGCGGTGCTGCCGGGCCGCATCCTCGATGTGAAATATGAGGACCTGGTCGACGCGCAGGAGGACTGGTCGCGCCGAATGGTTTCATTCTGCGGCCTCGACTGGGAGCCCCAATGCCTCGATTTCCATAAAACGACACGCAACGTGAAGACCCGCAGCAACGCCCAGGTCCGTCAGCCGATCTATCGCTCATCGATCGAACGCTGGCGGCACTATGAGGCGCATCTCGAGCCTCTGTTCGCGGCACTGGGGGCGCCGGCCGAGACCTGGCGCTAG
- a CDS encoding inositol monophosphatase — MSRERPDMDRVAELIATAAAEIILPRFRRLKDGEIDEKDGGELVTIADIETETWLTQRLPELVPGSTVVGEEAVFADKSVFDRLAGDDPVWVIDPVDGTSNFANGRATFAVIVAYVIHGEVQVGWIYEPVSETLALGARGDGVRLNGRDVALGNAETETDFVGTAARYLRERAERAPETVREVFRPRCAGHEYVQILSGERAFSAYTKLLPWDHAAGTFLVREAGGHNALLNGGRYDLTKPKGDMLTARSQDVWQKIHAVIASSESDER; from the coding sequence ATGAGCCGGGAACGACCGGACATGGATCGGGTCGCGGAACTGATCGCGACCGCGGCAGCGGAGATAATATTGCCGCGTTTTCGTCGTCTGAAAGACGGCGAAATCGATGAAAAAGATGGCGGCGAACTGGTCACGATCGCGGATATCGAGACAGAGACATGGCTCACCCAGCGGCTGCCCGAACTGGTGCCGGGCAGCACCGTGGTGGGCGAAGAGGCGGTGTTTGCGGACAAGTCGGTCTTCGACAGGCTGGCCGGAGACGACCCGGTCTGGGTCATCGATCCGGTGGACGGCACCTCGAACTTTGCGAATGGGCGTGCGACGTTTGCGGTCATCGTGGCCTACGTTATCCACGGCGAGGTGCAGGTGGGCTGGATCTACGAACCGGTTTCCGAAACGCTTGCCTTGGGCGCGCGCGGCGACGGGGTGCGTCTGAATGGGCGCGATGTCGCGCTCGGGAACGCGGAAACGGAAACCGACTTCGTCGGCACGGCGGCCCGATACCTGCGTGAACGCGCCGAACGGGCGCCGGAGACAGTCCGGGAAGTCTTCCGGCCCCGCTGTGCAGGTCATGAATATGTCCAGATATTGTCGGGCGAGCGGGCATTTTCGGCGTATACGAAACTGCTGCCGTGGGATCATGCAGCCGGTACGTTCCTGGTTCGCGAGGCGGGCGGCCATAATGCCCTGCTGAATGGCGGGCGCTACGATCTGACCAAGCCGAAGGGCGATATGCTGACAGCGCGCAGCCAGGACGTGTGGCAAAAAATACATGCGGTGATCGCATCGAGCGAAAGCGACGAACGATAA